Proteins co-encoded in one Flavobacteriaceae bacterium MAR_2009_75 genomic window:
- a CDS encoding acyl-CoA hydrolase — MRFHTRKWVKPEDLNANETLFGGRVLAWIDEEAALYSIIQLENKKVVTKYMSEINFMSTAVQGDVVEIGIEVVKFGKSSLNLNCEVRNKMTRETIVTVDNIIMVNLGDNGKPKPHGKKKVEFVRDRLANTDD, encoded by the coding sequence ATGAGATTTCATACAAGAAAATGGGTAAAACCTGAAGATTTAAATGCCAACGAAACCTTATTTGGTGGGCGTGTTCTAGCCTGGATTGACGAAGAGGCAGCCTTGTACAGTATTATACAATTAGAGAACAAAAAGGTGGTTACCAAATATATGTCAGAAATCAATTTCATGAGTACGGCAGTGCAAGGCGATGTTGTAGAAATTGGTATTGAGGTGGTAAAATTCGGTAAATCATCATTAAACCTCAATTGCGAGGTTAGAAATAAGATGACAAGAGAGACTATCGTAACCGTTGATAACATTATTATGGTTAACTTGGGTGATAACGGCAAACCTAAACCACACGGCAAGAAAAAAGTCGAATTTGTGAGAGACCGATTGGCAAATACCGATGATTAA
- a CDS encoding glycerophosphoryl diester phosphodiesterase produces the protein MKTHFRLSINTFFKRFTNAFALLMTLHVMGAPISVSEDINDNTIELKSYSFNAKKRSAFVIAGVSEQIERGLTIIHFNTSLKYEYKTFDTYSSTEACEKAIDVIESLIEKNAFFTILAHDSAANTLLNSSKDLKGSGLPLLTSIKGRQAYIMHNFNGEIFESINDVEVTLSLSIPQNISDSNIFFPKVTYEFEPNNNRYIAHAGGEINGVKSTNSKEALDLNYKKGFRLFELDIIETADKKLVAAHDWKMWARFTDYNGALPPTLAEFKKHKIYGDYHTLDMDGINTWFKNHPDAILVTDKVNDPIAFAEAFVDKTRLIMELFSQMAIEEASAHGIQTMISQDPLMQIKGDKLDYLTINNIKYVAVSRRIISGKTKLMLKLKDQGIKVYVYNVNFDPGKDEKYVYDNELGLVYGMYADKWMFDALSASEASK, from the coding sequence ATGAAAACTCATTTCAGACTATCAATAAACACCTTCTTTAAAAGATTTACTAATGCATTTGCATTACTAATGACCTTACATGTGATGGGGGCACCAATATCGGTAAGTGAAGACATTAATGATAATACCATAGAACTCAAAAGCTATAGTTTCAATGCAAAAAAAAGAAGTGCGTTCGTTATAGCTGGCGTTTCTGAACAAATAGAAAGAGGTCTAACCATTATCCACTTCAATACTTCTCTGAAATATGAATATAAAACCTTCGATACCTATTCAAGTACAGAGGCTTGCGAAAAGGCAATTGATGTGATTGAAAGTCTAATAGAAAAAAATGCATTCTTTACCATTTTGGCCCATGATTCCGCCGCAAATACTTTACTAAATAGCTCGAAAGATTTAAAAGGTAGTGGATTACCCCTATTAACAAGTATTAAAGGAAGGCAAGCCTACATCATGCATAATTTTAATGGTGAGATTTTTGAAAGTATTAATGATGTTGAAGTTACCTTATCGCTATCGATTCCTCAAAATATATCAGATTCGAATATTTTCTTTCCGAAAGTGACATATGAGTTTGAACCGAACAACAATAGGTATATTGCACATGCAGGGGGAGAAATCAACGGCGTGAAATCGACGAACTCTAAAGAAGCCTTAGATTTAAATTATAAAAAAGGGTTCCGATTGTTCGAGCTTGATATTATCGAAACAGCTGATAAAAAACTTGTAGCGGCCCACGACTGGAAAATGTGGGCACGTTTCACTGATTATAATGGAGCTTTGCCCCCTACTCTAGCTGAATTTAAGAAGCATAAGATTTATGGTGATTACCATACTTTAGATATGGATGGAATAAATACATGGTTCAAGAATCATCCAGACGCTATTTTGGTGACCGATAAAGTCAATGACCCTATTGCTTTTGCAGAAGCATTCGTAGACAAGACCAGATTGATTATGGAACTGTTTAGTCAAATGGCTATTGAAGAAGCTTCTGCCCATGGTATTCAGACCATGATATCTCAAGACCCATTAATGCAAATTAAAGGTGATAAACTAGATTACTTGACCATTAACAATATAAAATATGTGGCCGTTTCTCGCCGCATTATTTCAGGTAAGACCAAACTAATGCTAAAGCTTAAAGATCAAGGCATAAAGGTTTATGTATACAATGTTAATTTTGATCCTGGCAAAGACGAAAAATATGTTTACGATAATGAATTAGGCCTAGTTTACGGTATGTATGCCGACAAATGGATGTTTGATGCCTTAAGCGCCTCTGAAGCATCAAAATAG
- a CDS encoding cellulose synthase/poly-beta-1,6-N-acetylglucosamine synthase-like glycosyltransferase, translated as MDSTLFDIILEYINIVFLVFTVVLFTLFTIMGYLSTRNSLHYRKKNSFGDLSKIMASPLSPSITIIAPAYNEGLTIVENIRSLMSLRYVNYEVMVVNDGSKDDTLQKMIDAYDLVKIDFEIDPDWRNKPIRGVYKSPHRAFSKLTVIDKENGGKSDALNTGMSLSTSRYVGCIDVDCLLLPDALLHVVKSFYQRSEKRVIAVGGVIRVANSCIIEGGQLEEIRLPKNWLARFQLLEYTRSFILGRMAWGRIDSLLIISGAFGFFDREIALAVGGYDTGTVGEDMEIVFKMRRHMHDLREPYTIEYIPDPLCWTEVPEDLKILVNQRDRWARGNLETLFKHKDMFFNSKYGRLGLLSYPYWFFYEWLAPLMEFFGFFTIVLFIYLGILNWDFFVAITSMVYVFSVMFSFYAILWDVYSYNEYKKTKDILILMFCAIIEPLAFHPIVVWSAVRGNYKKLFKIKSGWGSQVRKGFAKAT; from the coding sequence ATGGATAGCACATTATTCGATATCATTCTTGAATACATAAACATTGTTTTTTTAGTGTTTACGGTAGTGCTGTTTACGCTATTTACCATTATGGGGTATTTATCTACTAGAAACTCCCTTCACTACAGAAAGAAAAATAGTTTTGGTGACTTGTCAAAAATCATGGCGTCTCCATTATCCCCAAGTATTACAATTATTGCCCCAGCCTATAACGAGGGGCTTACCATAGTTGAAAATATAAGATCCCTCATGTCACTTCGCTATGTGAATTATGAGGTGATGGTCGTAAATGATGGAAGCAAAGACGATACGTTACAAAAAATGATCGATGCCTATGACCTCGTAAAAATAGACTTTGAAATCGATCCGGATTGGAGAAACAAACCGATACGAGGGGTTTATAAATCACCACATCGGGCCTTTTCAAAGCTAACTGTAATCGATAAAGAAAACGGGGGCAAGTCAGATGCTCTTAATACGGGCATGTCACTCTCTACAAGCCGATATGTTGGGTGTATTGATGTTGATTGTCTATTGTTACCTGACGCACTCTTGCATGTGGTCAAATCATTTTATCAGCGTTCAGAAAAGAGGGTTATTGCTGTTGGAGGTGTAATTCGGGTAGCAAATTCATGCATTATTGAAGGTGGACAACTTGAGGAAATTAGACTACCTAAGAATTGGTTGGCTCGGTTTCAGTTATTGGAATATACTCGATCTTTCATCTTGGGGCGAATGGCCTGGGGCCGTATAGACAGCCTCTTGATTATTTCAGGAGCTTTTGGCTTTTTTGATCGCGAAATTGCCCTTGCAGTGGGCGGCTATGATACCGGTACGGTAGGAGAGGACATGGAAATTGTTTTTAAGATGCGACGGCACATGCACGATTTACGCGAGCCCTACACCATCGAATATATACCAGATCCCCTATGTTGGACCGAAGTACCCGAAGATTTAAAGATTTTGGTCAATCAACGTGATCGATGGGCTAGGGGCAACCTAGAGACCCTGTTCAAGCACAAAGACATGTTCTTTAATTCAAAATATGGTCGCCTGGGCCTTCTTAGTTACCCCTATTGGTTCTTTTACGAATGGCTGGCTCCGCTGATGGAGTTTTTCGGTTTTTTTACTATCGTACTGTTTATCTATTTGGGTATTTTGAATTGGGATTTCTTTGTTGCTATCACCTCGATGGTTTACGTGTTCTCGGTCATGTTTTCCTTTTATGCCATTCTTTGGGATGTTTACAGTTACAATGAATACAAAAAAACAAAGGATATTTTGATTCTGATGTTCTGTGCGATTATAGAGCCATTGGCCTTTCACCCAATTGTAGTATGGTCGGCAGTTCGAGGAAACTATAAAAAATTATTCAAAATAAAGTCTGGTTGGGGATCTCAGGTCAGAAAAGGATTTGCCAAAGCCACCTAA
- a CDS encoding serine O-acetyltransferase has translation MDKKSIIDQIKTHKKQPNLRYKLKEKVEVFTNLLFYTLFDIDTPVAKNLDKLEEQFDGLVELACWNVDKSCKTVWNNYVSKLPNILERLNLDAEATVNCDPASLSIEEVYMAYPGFYAIAIYRLSHELYSEGFPLVPRLMTEYAHRQTGVDINPGAQIGDSFHIDHGTGIVIGETAIIKDHVKIYQGVTLGGLYVAKHLQKTKRHPTIENNVTIYANATILGGDTVIGENSIIGGNAWLTASVAPNSTVFHTPEIKIKTLPHVS, from the coding sequence ATGGATAAGAAATCGATCATCGACCAGATCAAAACACACAAAAAGCAACCCAATTTACGATATAAGTTAAAGGAGAAGGTAGAGGTTTTCACCAACCTTTTATTCTATACCCTATTTGATATCGACACCCCTGTTGCCAAGAATTTAGATAAGTTGGAGGAACAGTTCGACGGACTGGTAGAGCTTGCCTGTTGGAACGTTGATAAATCGTGCAAGACGGTTTGGAACAATTATGTTTCTAAGCTTCCTAATATTCTTGAACGTTTGAATTTAGATGCCGAAGCGACCGTAAACTGTGATCCGGCCTCTCTGTCGATTGAGGAGGTTTATATGGCCTATCCCGGTTTTTATGCAATTGCTATTTACAGACTCTCTCACGAACTGTATTCAGAAGGTTTTCCGTTAGTACCAAGATTAATGACAGAATATGCCCATCGACAAACGGGCGTAGACATTAACCCGGGTGCACAAATCGGCGATTCTTTTCATATCGATCATGGCACCGGTATCGTTATCGGTGAAACCGCCATAATTAAAGACCATGTTAAAATTTATCAGGGAGTTACCCTTGGTGGCTTATATGTGGCCAAACATTTGCAAAAAACGAAACGCCACCCTACCATAGAGAACAATGTGACCATCTATGCCAATGCAACTATTCTCGGGGGTGATACCGTAATCGGCGAGAATTCTATTATCGGGGGCAATGCGTGGTTAACGGCCTCGGTCGCGCCCAACTCAACCGTATTTCACACTCCAGAAATTAAAATAAAAACATTACCGCATGTCTCATAA
- a CDS encoding membrane dipeptidase encodes MRYFIYLFCFTTMFSCGETKQEEQKQFLVQAQKIHESLLTIDTHNDININNFTSEKNYTQRLETQINLPKMQEGGLDVTWLIVYTGQDSLTSNAYDKAENNAMSKFKAIHRLCEEFAPEQIELALTSEDVRRIHKAGKKVAMIGVENAYPMRDNLSNFKKYHELGARYVSLAHNGHNQFSDSHTGEEDGEWLNNGLSNLGEEAVKEMNRLGIMIDVSHPSKEAILQMLNLSKTPIIASHSSARALCDHSRNLDDEQLKLIQKNGGVVQTVALSSYLNSKKDSIRSNFMKTYHKKIADSLNIPWYERQQFSSMTNQEKKKAFENYRKVVKIARETVAGIASAPPAVNVSDFIDHIDYMVDLIGIDHVGISSDFDGGGGIEGWRDASETFNVTLELVKRGYTEEEIAKLWGENLLRVLDEVQAFAQAN; translated from the coding sequence ATGCGTTACTTTATCTATCTTTTTTGCTTTACAACGATGTTTTCTTGTGGAGAAACCAAACAAGAAGAACAAAAACAATTTCTAGTACAAGCCCAAAAAATTCATGAAAGTCTTCTTACGATAGATACACATAACGACATCAATATCAACAACTTTACTTCAGAAAAAAATTATACTCAACGCCTTGAGACGCAAATTAATTTGCCAAAGATGCAAGAAGGGGGTCTCGATGTAACTTGGTTAATCGTGTATACAGGGCAAGATTCATTGACAAGCAACGCCTACGATAAGGCTGAGAATAATGCGATGAGCAAGTTCAAAGCCATTCATCGATTATGTGAAGAGTTTGCGCCCGAGCAAATTGAACTTGCACTCACATCAGAAGATGTTCGACGCATTCATAAAGCCGGAAAGAAAGTAGCGATGATAGGCGTTGAGAACGCTTACCCCATGAGAGACAACCTTTCAAATTTTAAAAAATATCATGAACTGGGAGCCCGTTACGTTTCTCTAGCCCATAACGGACACAATCAATTTAGTGATTCCCATACAGGCGAAGAAGATGGCGAATGGCTGAATAATGGTTTAAGTAACTTAGGTGAAGAAGCTGTAAAAGAGATGAATAGGCTGGGTATTATGATAGATGTTTCCCATCCTTCGAAAGAGGCCATTTTGCAAATGTTGAATCTCTCAAAGACTCCGATAATTGCTTCCCATTCATCAGCTAGAGCCCTATGTGATCATAGTAGAAACCTCGATGATGAACAACTAAAACTTATACAAAAAAATGGTGGTGTGGTGCAGACCGTTGCCCTTAGTTCCTATTTAAATAGCAAGAAAGATTCTATACGTAGTAATTTTATGAAAACCTACCATAAAAAAATAGCTGATTCTTTAAATATACCTTGGTACGAACGCCAACAGTTTTCTTCAATGACTAATCAAGAAAAAAAGAAAGCATTCGAGAATTACAGAAAAGTAGTTAAAATAGCCAGAGAAACGGTTGCTGGCATAGCTAGTGCTCCACCCGCCGTTAACGTTTCAGATTTTATAGACCATATCGACTATATGGTCGACCTAATAGGAATCGACCATGTGGGCATCAGCTCTGATTTCGATGGCGGCGGTGGAATTGAAGGTTGGCGAGATGCCTCTGAAACCTTCAATGTAACCCTTGAACTCGTAAAAAGAGGATATACCGAAGAAGAAATCGCAAAATTATGGGGCGAAAACCTGTTAAGAGTACTCGACGAAGTTCAAGCCTTTGCCCAAGCCAATTGA
- a CDS encoding response regulator receiver domain-containing protein yields the protein MGKAKLLLAEDDDLLAALLNFRLNKGGYEVTHSGDGKQVKEFLSQTMPDIIVSDIMMPYFSGIELISYVRKELKSNVPIIIISSAGNEENVLNAFELGANDFISKPVNPTELLVRIGRELNKN from the coding sequence ATGGGCAAAGCAAAACTTTTACTCGCAGAAGATGATGATTTGTTGGCTGCCCTTCTCAATTTCAGGTTGAATAAAGGTGGGTATGAAGTTACCCATAGTGGCGATGGTAAACAGGTTAAAGAATTTCTATCACAAACTATGCCCGATATCATTGTTAGCGATATTATGATGCCTTATTTCTCGGGAATAGAGCTTATATCATACGTAAGAAAGGAGCTTAAATCTAATGTGCCCATTATAATAATTTCTTCTGCGGGCAATGAAGAGAACGTACTGAATGCCTTTGAACTTGGTGCCAATGATTTTATCTCTAAACCGGTAAACCCTACCGAATTATTGGTTAGGATAGGAAGAGAGTTAAACAAAAACTAA
- a CDS encoding phosphoglycerol transferase MdoB-like AlkP superfamily enzyme: protein MNTSSIDRYNLKHYTRLIISFFGSLLVLTIYQYVTLYFKGVVDIIFGTSFFIAAVHQIGFASLVGVLLVFPFNFWENLRPKYGFNLIFVFLIVLLIIEAMLISYFCTALVPLGSDLLGYSLQDIEMTISNSGGISYSIFIGFFVIISLFYGLYKVTSKHYHYISKMYPFTIILFSMFIMTMFIEGKPINHNKTQYLALNIYDTSTEDTSYDSSIEFPLIKTQKTENVLAPYFNLKEEKPNIVFIMVEGLGRDFVGEGAEFGGFTPFLDELTTKSLYWENCLSNTGRTFGVLPSLMGSLPFGKSGFMELEKYPNKLTLYSILKNNDYYTSFYQGTNSAFDNVDRFLNSENVDFILDKSGFGSKYTMQAEDAAGSSWGYPDKELFKKSMSLPRDNTKPRMEVYMTISTHEPFIPPKPDVYEKKVSTLLAAGVHEGKTKKIIEKNSNVFATLMYTDEAIEYAFEAYKKQPGYENTIFIITGDHRLIPIPQRNNLSRFHVPLIVYSPMLKESRKMSALNSHYDVTPSLLALLENKYELKMPKKVAWLGDGLDMNVAFRAEKDIPLMRNKNELKEYISGDKLYSDGEIYEIDENMNLSTSFTGSSVESKLQSFKSMNAYVTANNKIIPDSLAIYSVQKEKFTDSEIVWINSVYSGENFDKVYMKARALAFKKEYDKAILLCRYILSESPSHIDTKVLMGRTSVWSGDYPRSIEILKECIKMNPNYIDSYSALFDVYFWSDRTKEALELVHQVQENSSSAHEINDKITRAKREARKAGLVINAKKSKKGLAVATKE, encoded by the coding sequence ATGAATACCAGTTCGATAGATCGTTATAACTTAAAGCATTACACCAGATTGATTATCTCATTCTTCGGTAGTCTTTTAGTGCTTACTATCTATCAATATGTAACACTATATTTTAAGGGTGTAGTCGACATCATTTTTGGAACCAGTTTTTTTATTGCTGCCGTTCATCAAATTGGTTTCGCCTCTTTAGTTGGGGTTTTACTGGTTTTTCCATTTAATTTTTGGGAGAACTTAAGACCTAAATATGGCTTCAATTTGATCTTCGTTTTTTTAATTGTGTTATTGATTATAGAAGCTATGCTGATCAGCTACTTCTGTACCGCTCTCGTTCCCCTTGGGTCAGATCTATTGGGCTATAGTTTGCAAGATATAGAAATGACCATTAGCAATTCAGGGGGAATCTCATACTCCATATTTATTGGCTTCTTCGTAATCATCTCTCTTTTTTATGGTCTTTATAAAGTAACCTCAAAACATTACCATTACATAAGTAAGATGTACCCTTTTACCATCATACTGTTCAGTATGTTCATTATGACCATGTTCATAGAGGGTAAGCCCATCAACCACAACAAAACTCAATATTTAGCATTAAATATTTATGACACTTCTACCGAAGATACATCATATGACTCCAGTATAGAATTTCCACTTATTAAAACACAAAAGACGGAAAATGTTCTCGCGCCGTACTTCAATCTTAAAGAAGAAAAACCCAATATCGTATTTATTATGGTAGAAGGTTTGGGTAGAGATTTTGTCGGTGAAGGTGCCGAATTCGGTGGTTTTACTCCATTTTTAGATGAGTTGACCACAAAATCGCTGTATTGGGAAAATTGTTTGAGCAATACCGGTCGAACTTTTGGAGTACTTCCTTCTTTAATGGGTTCATTACCTTTTGGTAAAAGCGGATTTATGGAACTGGAAAAGTATCCGAATAAATTGACTCTTTATAGCATTTTAAAAAACAATGATTACTATACTTCTTTTTACCAAGGTACCAACAGTGCTTTTGATAATGTAGATCGATTTTTGAATAGTGAAAATGTTGATTTCATTCTCGACAAATCGGGTTTTGGCAGTAAATATACCATGCAGGCCGAAGATGCCGCAGGTTCTTCTTGGGGCTATCCTGACAAAGAACTCTTTAAAAAAAGTATGAGTCTTCCTAGAGATAACACGAAGCCACGAATGGAAGTTTATATGACCATCAGTACCCATGAACCTTTTATTCCGCCTAAACCTGATGTATACGAAAAGAAGGTGAGTACGTTGTTGGCCGCCGGAGTTCATGAAGGTAAAACGAAGAAAATTATAGAAAAGAACAGTAATGTATTTGCCACGTTAATGTATACCGATGAGGCTATTGAATATGCTTTTGAGGCTTATAAGAAACAACCCGGTTATGAGAACACCATCTTTATAATTACTGGAGACCACCGACTTATACCTATACCGCAACGTAATAATTTGAGCCGTTTTCATGTGCCCTTGATTGTTTATAGCCCGATGCTCAAAGAATCTCGAAAAATGAGTGCCCTTAATTCACATTATGATGTAACCCCAAGTTTATTGGCCTTACTTGAGAATAAATATGAATTGAAAATGCCCAAAAAAGTGGCTTGGCTGGGTGATGGTCTCGATATGAACGTTGCTTTTAGGGCCGAAAAAGACATTCCGCTAATGCGTAATAAAAATGAATTGAAAGAATATATAAGTGGAGATAAGTTGTATTCGGATGGGGAGATATATGAGATTGATGAAAATATGAATTTGAGCACGAGCTTTACGGGCTCTTCTGTCGAATCAAAACTTCAATCATTCAAATCTATGAATGCCTATGTAACGGCCAACAATAAAATCATACCAGATAGCTTGGCGATATATAGCGTTCAAAAAGAGAAATTTACTGACAGTGAAATAGTTTGGATAAATAGCGTTTATAGCGGTGAAAATTTTGATAAAGTATATATGAAAGCGAGAGCTTTAGCGTTTAAAAAAGAATACGATAAGGCTATTCTGTTGTGTAGGTATATTTTATCTGAATCTCCGAGCCATATCGACACTAAGGTTTTAATGGGAAGAACCAGTGTATGGAGTGGTGATTACCCAAGGTCTATCGAAATTTTGAAAGAATGCATTAAAATGAACCCAAATTATATTGATTCTTATTCGGCGCTTTTCGATGTGTATTTCTGGTCCGATAGAACAAAAGAAGCGTTAGAATTAGTTCATCAAGTTCAAGAAAATAGCTCTAGCGCCCATGAAATTAACGATAAAATCACTAGGGCAAAAAGAGAGGCTCGTAAAGCGGGCTTGGTTATAAACGCTAAAAAATCTAAAAAAGGCCTTGCTGTTGCCACTAAAGAATAA
- a CDS encoding YaiO family outer membrane protein — MFNKFYIALVFLFLTIFGRGQDIAYNDGFESTYQKAYDLVYEGNHSSAKTLLLGLVDNRPEHIDARSLLANTYSWEGRYNQARNEFNTITSKERTNRKVWAAAIKNELYAKNNSLALGLANKALSYIDSDSEIERLKNIAFERINGKNYSDEGWFNQETGGPSSTKSTKSLESNTEVAIAEENDKVDIKPKSPVETEVLKNRVDVSNAVTVFDQRYDPMIYSSISYKRQTLAGSIIPRLNYSNRLGKNGLQYDLDFYPKFSKSFYAYLNYGYSDSSIYPKHKFGGDLYANLPGAIEFSAGGRHIVLDTKNVSVITNSLGHYRGNYYFSLRSYITPQPDNLTRFSGNLLVRKYLKDAENYFGVNVGMGYSPELRQIISGDELLAETLLYVESQRLSLEYQFTGKNSQNAYRANIGATRQELAFAAGSFFYGISAGITYQVKF, encoded by the coding sequence ATGTTCAATAAATTTTACATAGCATTGGTTTTTCTGTTTCTGACAATTTTTGGTAGAGGTCAAGACATAGCATATAACGATGGTTTTGAATCTACTTATCAAAAGGCCTATGATCTTGTTTACGAAGGTAATCACTCTTCGGCCAAGACTTTATTATTGGGGTTAGTCGACAATAGGCCCGAGCATATAGATGCTAGATCTCTATTGGCAAATACGTATAGTTGGGAAGGTCGATATAACCAGGCTAGAAATGAATTCAATACCATTACTTCTAAAGAGCGAACCAATAGAAAAGTTTGGGCGGCAGCTATTAAAAATGAATTATATGCCAAGAACAATAGCTTGGCTTTAGGTCTAGCTAATAAGGCATTGTCATATATCGATTCTGATAGCGAAATTGAAAGGTTGAAAAATATTGCATTCGAACGAATCAATGGAAAGAACTACTCTGATGAGGGTTGGTTCAATCAAGAAACAGGTGGGCCAAGTTCGACAAAGTCGACTAAAAGTTTAGAGAGCAATACAGAAGTAGCGATAGCCGAAGAAAATGATAAGGTAGATATTAAACCTAAAAGTCCTGTAGAAACAGAGGTTTTAAAGAATAGGGTAGATGTGAGCAATGCCGTAACCGTGTTCGATCAGCGTTACGACCCCATGATTTATTCAAGCATCTCATATAAACGCCAGACCCTGGCCGGTAGCATTATTCCTAGATTGAACTACAGTAATCGATTGGGTAAGAACGGACTCCAATATGACTTAGACTTTTATCCGAAATTCTCTAAAAGTTTTTATGCCTACTTGAATTACGGATATTCTGACTCAAGTATTTATCCGAAGCATAAATTCGGCGGTGACCTTTACGCTAACCTACCTGGGGCTATTGAATTTTCTGCGGGTGGTAGGCATATCGTGTTAGATACTAAAAATGTATCTGTCATCACTAACTCATTAGGGCATTATAGGGGTAATTATTATTTTTCTCTTCGTTCTTATATTACACCACAACCTGATAACCTCACGCGATTTTCAGGAAATCTCCTGGTACGTAAATATCTTAAGGATGCTGAAAATTATTTCGGAGTAAATGTTGGTATGGGGTATTCGCCAGAGCTGCGGCAGATTATTTCTGGGGATGAGTTACTTGCGGAAACCTTACTCTATGTTGAATCACAAAGGTTAAGCTTAGAATATCAATTTACCGGAAAGAACAGTCAAAATGCTTATCGTGCAAATATTGGTGCTACAAGACAAGAGCTCGCTTTCGCTGCAGGAAGTTTTTTCTACGGTATCTCGGCGGGTATTACTTATCAAGTGAAATTTTAA
- a CDS encoding succinate-semialdehyde dehydrogenase/glutarate-semialdehyde dehydrogenase, with translation MKESINPYTGEKIFSFKELTENELRDKIQFGSECYLEWRQTSFEHRTDLMLKAAKELRTNQKLYAETITQEMGKPISQAMAEVEKCAWVCEYYAENAKDQLQNEEIKTDANESYVSFEPIGVILAVMPWNYPFWQVFRFAAPNLMAGNVGILKHASNVMKSAELLEQVFINAGFPKGCFQNLVIGSEKIEYVLQNPLVKAATLTGSTPAGASVASIAGKEIKKTVLELGGSNALVVFDDANIDSCVDICVQARFQNTGQSCIAGKRLLVHEKIANEFIEKFTLKVQELKSGDPMNEDSYIGVLAREDLAEDLEKQVNESVKMGAEIVLGGKRNGTYFEPTVLTGVTSDMPVFKDETFGPAIGITTFKTDDEAVRLSNSSQFGLGVSIFTQKMDRVNKLVNEFDEGAVFVNELVKSDPRLPFGGVKISGYGRELSAHGIKEFMNKKTVYINI, from the coding sequence ATGAAAGAATCAATTAATCCATACACAGGAGAGAAAATTTTTAGTTTTAAAGAACTGACTGAAAATGAATTAAGAGATAAAATACAATTTGGAAGTGAATGCTATTTAGAATGGCGGCAAACCTCATTTGAGCACCGCACCGATTTGATGTTAAAGGCAGCTAAAGAGCTTAGAACCAATCAGAAACTTTATGCAGAAACGATTACCCAAGAAATGGGTAAACCTATAAGCCAAGCGATGGCCGAAGTTGAAAAATGTGCTTGGGTATGCGAGTACTATGCCGAAAATGCTAAAGACCAGTTACAAAATGAAGAGATTAAGACCGATGCGAATGAAAGCTATGTCAGCTTTGAACCGATTGGTGTTATTTTGGCGGTGATGCCGTGGAATTATCCTTTTTGGCAAGTATTTCGATTCGCTGCGCCCAATTTGATGGCGGGCAATGTAGGTATTTTGAAACATGCCTCAAATGTCATGAAATCAGCAGAGTTATTGGAGCAGGTATTTATCAATGCAGGTTTTCCAAAAGGATGTTTTCAAAATTTGGTGATTGGTAGTGAAAAAATAGAATATGTTCTACAAAATCCTTTGGTAAAGGCAGCTACACTAACTGGTAGCACTCCTGCCGGAGCATCTGTTGCATCGATTGCCGGAAAGGAAATAAAAAAGACCGTTTTAGAACTTGGCGGTAGTAATGCACTTGTCGTTTTTGATGATGCAAACATCGATAGCTGTGTAGATATTTGTGTTCAGGCACGTTTTCAGAATACGGGGCAGAGTTGTATTGCAGGTAAGCGGTTATTGGTTCATGAAAAAATTGCGAATGAATTTATAGAAAAATTTACTCTTAAAGTTCAGGAGTTAAAAAGTGGCGACCCTATGAACGAAGACTCTTATATTGGAGTATTAGCTAGAGAGGATCTCGCTGAAGATTTAGAGAAACAAGTTAACGAATCGGTGAAAATGGGTGCTGAGATTGTCTTAGGAGGTAAGAGAAACGGCACTTATTTCGAACCTACGGTTTTAACAGGGGTTACTTCAGATATGCCCGTTTTTAAAGATGAAACGTTTGGCCCTGCAATAGGCATTACAACTTTTAAGACTGATGATGAGGCCGTACGATTATCGAACAGTTCACAATTTGGCTTAGGTGTGTCGATATTTACCCAAAAAATGGATAGGGTAAACAAATTGGTAAATGAATTTGATGAGGGTGCCGTTTTTGTCAATGAGCTGGTGAAGAGCGATCCAAGGCTTCCCTTTGGCGGAGTAAAAATATCGGGTTATGGTAGAGAGCTTTCAGCCCATGGTATCAAAGAGTTTATGAACAAAAAAACGGTTTATATCAATATTTGA